tgtTCAGCAGAAAGGATTACTGATTGTCTTTTCCCTCTCAGTCCCCTCCCCCGGACAGCTGCAGAACAGAGTCCAGAGCGTCGGAAACTTCACCTCCTTGTCACGTCAAACGTTAAAGGCCACCGCCTACGTCAGCCCCACAATCAAGTGCTCGGCCTCCATGCCGACCCCCACCAGCCTCAGTCTCCGAAcggtggcggtggcggcggccCTGCTGGGGGTAACAGCGGGGTGGGCAGCGGGATCCCAATGCTCAGTAAAACCACCTGGTGGAGGAGGGACGCCCACATCGACCCCGGCCACGCCCCGCAGCGGTCTGCCCCGCCCCGCCTCCTTTGTTGGCACCCCAATCTCCACCCCTCGCAGCAAGGTGGCCCAACCAAAACGAAGGTGACACATTTGCTtttacaaaatgtgtcttttgatAGTAACATCAGCTCTTATTTAGCAGCCTGTGTGGGTTAGTTCCATCCAGAGTTTTGGCCACTAAACTTATATCTTGGTTTCTTCAGTTTACAGACTCCTCCAAAGAGCTTGTCCACCCTCAGTGCCCTTCGTGACAGCACCTGGAGAGACGGCTGCTACTGATGAGACCCGGATGCAGTAGTGCAGTGGCTGACCCGCTGGCTGGGGTAACTCATTACGCCTCAacgtaggg
The Sparus aurata unplaced genomic scaffold, fSpaAur1.1, whole genome shotgun sequence DNA segment above includes these coding regions:
- the LOC115578040 gene encoding SLAIN motif-containing protein 1-like, with amino-acid sequence MENGASDPVSQLSSLQHRDTNAPCNPLTRLQSSIPSPGQLQNRVQSVGNFTSLSRQTLKATAYVSPTIKCSASMPTPTSLSLRTVAVAAALLGVTAGWAAGSQCSVKPPGGGGTPTSTPATPRSGLPRPASFVGTPISTPRSKVAQPKRSLQTPPKSLSTLSALRDSTWRDGCY